One window of Solwaraspora sp. WMMA2056 genomic DNA carries:
- a CDS encoding helix-turn-helix transcriptional regulator — translation MTELPVELRRLRLSQRMNQTQLAKAAGVSKSLIASFETGRLVPKEDTAKDLDKLLNSGDQLQQLSREGREDRQPWLRSWVDHERRAVLLRAWEPTLVPGLLQTEAYMRQVFTGVPSNRGRLEEVIATRQERQRAVLDRDPPVDLVVLVEETALRRGPREVMKDQLAHLVDLGHRPTIRIRAVPESAGLHAGLSGPLALATMSDGRRVGYLDDLLRGRLATTAGDVLELELIWEAVNELALSADQTRDLMLRMIQ, via the coding sequence ATGACTGAACTGCCTGTAGAGCTTCGACGGCTCCGGCTGTCCCAGCGCATGAACCAGACCCAGTTGGCCAAAGCGGCAGGCGTGTCGAAGTCGCTCATCGCCAGCTTCGAGACCGGCCGGCTGGTGCCCAAGGAGGACACCGCGAAGGATCTCGACAAGTTACTGAACTCCGGTGACCAGCTTCAGCAGCTGTCGAGAGAGGGCAGAGAGGACCGCCAACCTTGGCTGCGCTCCTGGGTCGACCACGAGCGACGCGCGGTGCTGCTACGGGCCTGGGAGCCGACCCTGGTTCCTGGGCTGCTGCAGACCGAGGCGTACATGCGGCAGGTCTTCACGGGCGTGCCGTCCAACCGGGGCCGGCTCGAGGAGGTGATCGCGACCCGTCAGGAGCGGCAACGCGCGGTGCTGGACCGCGATCCCCCGGTGGACCTGGTGGTCCTGGTCGAGGAGACCGCGTTGCGTCGTGGTCCGCGCGAGGTGATGAAGGACCAGCTTGCCCACCTGGTCGACCTCGGGCACCGGCCAACCATCCGGATCCGTGCGGTCCCCGAGTCGGCCGGCCTCCACGCTGGCCTCAGCGGACCTCTGGCGCTGGCCACCATGAGCGACGGGAGGCGGGTCGGCTATCTGGACGATCTGCTGCGAGGACGCCTCGCCACCACCGCTGGTGACGTACTCGAACTGGAACTAATCTGGGAGGCAGTCAACGAGTTGGCGCTGTCCGCCGACCAGACCCGAGACCTGATGTTAAGGATGATCCAGTGA
- a CDS encoding DUF397 domain-containing protein codes for MNEPAWRKSSRSNGASGNCVEVADNLPGRVLVRDTKDRDGGTLAFGPSAWRSFVELAKHHH; via the coding sequence ATCAATGAACCAGCATGGCGGAAGTCGTCGCGGTCGAACGGTGCATCCGGCAACTGCGTCGAGGTAGCCGACAACCTGCCCGGCCGGGTGCTGGTCCGGGACACCAAGGACCGCGACGGCGGCACCCTGGCCTTCGGCCCGTCCGCCTGGCGCTCCTTCGTCGAGCTGGCCAAGCACCACCACTGA
- a CDS encoding DoxX family protein — MAPLVALIGGWLVLRMAGLLGIDALDDWQPALRGGLALMFVLTGVAHFSAKRRHSLIAMVPPRLPRAPLLVTVTGVLELAGAVGLAFPSTAPVAAICLALLLLAMFPANVSAARRQLTIADRPVTPLVPRTMLQVLFVACCIAAAL, encoded by the coding sequence ATGGCTCCCCTGGTCGCCCTCATCGGCGGCTGGCTGGTCCTGCGCATGGCTGGACTGCTCGGCATCGACGCGCTCGACGACTGGCAGCCGGCCCTGCGTGGCGGACTGGCCCTCATGTTTGTGCTGACCGGTGTGGCCCACTTCAGTGCGAAGCGGCGCCACTCACTCATCGCGATGGTGCCGCCCCGGCTGCCCCGGGCACCGTTGCTGGTCACCGTCACCGGGGTCCTTGAGCTGGCCGGAGCCGTCGGCCTCGCGTTCCCGTCGACCGCACCGGTCGCGGCGATCTGCCTCGCGCTCCTGCTCCTGGCGATGTTCCCCGCCAACGTGTCGGCGGCACGGCGTCAGCTGACGATCGCCGATCGGCCGGTCACGCCGCTGGTTCCGCGCACGATGCTGCAGGTGCTCTTCGTCGCCTGCTGCATCGCCGCCGCGCTCTGA
- a CDS encoding Rieske (2Fe-2S) protein, with protein MRALLMKIEQAAVLDRIGDRLQRSVQRRISSERVRDLLHGVWLGHPLHPVLIQVPMGAWLSAAVLDVLPGQRRAATTLVGVGTVAALPAAVAGANDWASLSRDQRRVGLVHAVANTVGVACYAGSLLARLRGQHRTGRTLGFVGLAAVSAGGFLGGHLAYKQAAGVNQAAPDLHRISAGWHPVVDFAGLPESTMVSRRVDDVPVLVYRHGEDVTVLLAHCAHQNGPLDEGAVISSNGHACVVCPWHGSAFRLTDGTVAHGPAATDQQVLRSRVVAGVVQAQLP; from the coding sequence ATGCGGGCACTGTTGATGAAGATCGAGCAGGCGGCTGTGTTGGACCGGATCGGTGACCGGCTGCAGCGCTCCGTTCAGCGGCGGATCAGCAGCGAACGCGTCCGGGACCTGCTGCACGGGGTGTGGCTGGGGCATCCGCTGCACCCGGTGCTCATCCAGGTGCCGATGGGTGCCTGGCTCAGTGCCGCCGTACTCGATGTGCTGCCCGGCCAGCGACGGGCCGCGACCACCCTGGTCGGCGTCGGCACCGTCGCCGCGCTCCCGGCGGCAGTGGCCGGGGCGAACGACTGGGCGAGCCTTTCGCGCGACCAGCGCCGGGTCGGTCTGGTGCACGCGGTCGCCAACACGGTTGGCGTCGCCTGCTACGCCGGCTCGCTGCTCGCCCGGCTGCGCGGGCAGCACCGCACCGGCCGTACGCTCGGATTTGTCGGCCTGGCCGCGGTCAGTGCCGGCGGCTTCCTCGGCGGACATCTGGCCTACAAGCAGGCGGCCGGGGTGAACCAGGCGGCACCCGACCTGCACCGGATCTCCGCCGGCTGGCATCCGGTCGTCGACTTCGCGGGGTTGCCCGAGTCGACGATGGTCTCCCGCCGGGTCGACGACGTGCCGGTGCTGGTCTACCGGCACGGCGAGGACGTGACGGTGCTGCTGGCGCACTGCGCGCACCAGAACGGGCCACTCGACGAAGGTGCGGTCATCAGCTCGAACGGGCACGCCTGCGTGGTCTGCCCGTGGCACGGCAGCGCGTTCCGGCTCACCGACGGTACGGTCGCGCACGGGCCGGCCGCCACCGACCAGCAGGTGCTGCGCAGCCGGGTGGTCGCCGGTGTCGTCCAGGCCCAACTGCCCTGA
- a CDS encoding HAMP domain-containing sensor histidine kinase, with the protein MSRSSAEPYGTSWAAAERTVLARARLRVGVLVGLAVTALVTLVGGIAYGMLVHGQEKQIDRELRYAASRVDPAGPPGCTWMFLRSGDHLRSGVPSPPVPAGFPLHTAMEAVAATGVAQSTTIERNGTVYHVLTQPKGDDTVQAVFDARYHLADRRQLLLALTVTEAIGLIAALISGLVVGWLTVAPLADALTRQRRFIADASHELRTPIAQVHTRAQLLARRARNGTLPTGYAADLERLVGTTRQLGEVVDDLLLSARLAAAPDRVADAPVDLAAVVEGAVDAETDRAQEFGVVIALTAADGPLPVTGVPSALRRVVSELLTNALRHSRPGGRIDVDVRRSAAGDTVELTVADTGEGFDPDERIFDRFHRGPGSDRRHTGLGLALLREVVTAHRGTIEATGHPGAGARFTVRLPVAGGHVTRPASTAGRFLTGGVTLGRAWRSRP; encoded by the coding sequence ATGTCACGATCGTCGGCCGAACCGTACGGCACCTCCTGGGCAGCCGCCGAACGTACCGTCCTCGCGCGGGCCAGGCTGCGGGTCGGCGTCCTGGTCGGCCTCGCGGTCACCGCGCTGGTCACCCTGGTCGGTGGCATCGCGTACGGCATGCTCGTCCACGGCCAGGAGAAGCAGATCGACCGTGAGCTGCGGTACGCCGCCAGCCGGGTCGACCCGGCCGGGCCACCGGGTTGCACCTGGATGTTCCTGCGCAGCGGCGACCACCTGCGCAGCGGCGTACCGTCGCCGCCCGTCCCCGCCGGGTTCCCGCTGCACACCGCCATGGAGGCCGTCGCCGCCACCGGAGTCGCGCAGTCGACCACGATCGAACGCAACGGCACCGTCTACCATGTCCTGACCCAGCCCAAGGGCGACGACACCGTACAGGCGGTCTTCGACGCCCGCTACCACCTCGCCGACCGCCGGCAGCTGCTGCTGGCGCTGACCGTCACCGAGGCGATCGGGCTGATCGCCGCGCTGATCAGCGGGCTCGTCGTCGGCTGGCTCACCGTCGCGCCGCTGGCCGACGCGCTGACGCGCCAGCGGCGCTTCATCGCCGACGCCAGCCACGAACTCCGGACACCGATCGCACAGGTGCACACCCGCGCGCAACTGCTCGCCCGTCGGGCCCGCAACGGTACGCTGCCGACCGGCTACGCCGCCGACCTGGAACGGCTGGTCGGCACCACCCGACAGCTCGGTGAGGTCGTCGACGACCTGCTGCTCTCCGCCCGGCTCGCCGCCGCCCCCGACCGGGTCGCCGACGCCCCGGTGGACCTGGCCGCCGTCGTCGAGGGCGCGGTCGACGCCGAGACCGACCGGGCGCAGGAGTTCGGCGTCGTCATCGCCCTGACCGCCGCCGACGGCCCGCTACCGGTTACCGGGGTTCCGTCGGCACTGCGCCGGGTGGTCTCCGAGCTGCTGACCAACGCGTTGCGCCACTCCCGCCCCGGCGGCCGGATCGACGTCGACGTACGCCGGTCCGCCGCCGGCGACACCGTCGAGTTGACCGTCGCCGACACCGGCGAGGGCTTCGACCCCGACGAACGCATCTTCGACCGGTTCCATCGAGGTCCCGGGTCGGACCGCCGGCACACCGGCCTCGGCCTGGCGCTGCTGCGCGAGGTGGTGACCGCGCATCGCGGCACCATCGAGGCGACCGGCCATCCGGGGGCCGGCGCGCGGTTCACCGTACGGCTTCCGGTTGCCGGCGGACACGTGACCCGCCCGGCGTCGACCGCCGGCCGGTTCCTGACCGGCGGCGTGACCCTCGGCCGCGCCTGGCGGTCCCGACCCTGA
- a CDS encoding response regulator transcription factor → MTSPPAHRLLLIEDDAELAGLLTEMLADEGYRVDTARDGQQGLHLGLTRPYDVMVIDRMLPAIDGLNLLARLRSRAVGARALILTALGAVDDRVAGLDAGADDYLVKPFELDELAARLRALCRRSVHTAETVRIGAGWLDLGLRDAVLPDGSRVALSLREFELLRVIATAPTRVHSRSGLRRQVFDDAHATSIVDTYVYYLRRKLGRSVIRTVHGLGYRIGEL, encoded by the coding sequence GTGACGTCGCCACCGGCACACCGCCTGCTCCTCATCGAGGACGACGCCGAGCTCGCCGGTCTGCTGACCGAGATGCTCGCCGACGAAGGCTACCGGGTCGACACCGCCCGCGACGGGCAACAGGGACTGCATCTGGGGTTGACCCGACCGTACGACGTCATGGTCATCGACCGGATGCTGCCGGCGATCGACGGGCTGAACCTGCTCGCCCGGCTGCGCTCCCGCGCGGTCGGAGCCCGGGCGCTGATCCTGACCGCGCTCGGCGCGGTCGACGACCGGGTCGCCGGGCTCGACGCGGGCGCCGACGACTACCTGGTGAAACCGTTCGAACTGGACGAGTTGGCGGCCCGGCTGCGGGCACTGTGCCGGCGCAGCGTCCACACCGCCGAGACGGTACGGATCGGCGCCGGCTGGCTCGACCTCGGGCTGCGCGACGCCGTCCTGCCGGACGGCTCCCGGGTCGCGCTGTCGCTGCGGGAGTTCGAACTGCTCCGGGTGATCGCCACGGCACCGACCCGGGTGCACTCCCGGTCGGGGCTGCGCCGGCAGGTCTTCGACGATGCCCACGCTACGTCCATCGTCGACACGTACGTCTACTATCTGCGCCGCAAGCTCGGCCGGTCGGTGATCCGGACCGTGCACGGACTCGGCTACCGGATCGGGGAACTCTGA
- a CDS encoding cytochrome P450: MTGLAVPVLLAVAAAAALWTLPRWLPPAVIWLRQWVFARVNGTEGIPVPGPLVGAEHFEKVYANPAADGRSRGAGLSDLFWYWLAPGPHMHQEHLEPGERYRTVARATRRVLAVSHDRSTELAAEAARRQLDRLPADRVSRVRLRDLTMPIWAEAYYELVFGEPCPPDARALIVANADDVVTALKCCGLRHMDRRDRLTRYLRARVDAGTSPVVLPEPFTAQETAWWLQGAFFNTAVVQMSEAMAHLLLAIAQHPPTQLALRRALDGPAADADRLLDRVIDETMRVHPLFGVAHRITSAPIEVTPDVTLPTGSVLLFNYLAYQRTGPAADEDFDPDRWLRLSRREAHFLPFGVTANRACPARGVAPVMMRAVAREVLRRYALVSSVRHDRSLPSRGPCYLVPAGPPADAVAGPPADAAVVAAGAAPGRLRLWSMRTGDRWADVWRSLVQLVLGTVMVLHARRLRLCANHFDRAEPSTLPHRSP, encoded by the coding sequence GTGACCGGGCTCGCCGTACCGGTGCTGCTGGCCGTCGCGGCGGCGGCCGCGCTCTGGACGCTGCCCCGGTGGCTGCCGCCGGCGGTGATCTGGCTGCGCCAGTGGGTCTTCGCCCGGGTCAACGGTACCGAGGGGATCCCGGTGCCCGGCCCACTGGTCGGCGCGGAACACTTCGAGAAGGTGTACGCGAACCCGGCGGCGGACGGGCGCAGTCGGGGTGCCGGGCTGTCCGACCTGTTCTGGTACTGGCTGGCACCGGGGCCGCACATGCATCAGGAGCATCTCGAGCCGGGTGAGCGGTACCGGACGGTGGCCCGGGCCACCCGGCGGGTGCTGGCGGTGTCACACGACCGGTCGACGGAGCTGGCCGCCGAAGCCGCCCGCCGGCAGTTGGACCGGCTACCGGCCGACCGGGTCAGCCGGGTCCGGCTGCGGGACCTGACGATGCCGATCTGGGCCGAGGCCTACTACGAGCTGGTCTTCGGCGAGCCGTGCCCGCCGGACGCCCGGGCGTTGATCGTGGCGAACGCCGACGACGTGGTGACCGCGTTGAAGTGCTGCGGGTTGCGGCACATGGACCGACGGGACCGGTTGACCCGCTACCTGCGGGCCCGTGTCGACGCGGGCACCTCCCCGGTGGTCCTGCCGGAACCGTTCACCGCGCAGGAGACCGCCTGGTGGCTGCAGGGTGCGTTCTTCAACACGGCCGTGGTGCAGATGTCCGAGGCGATGGCGCATCTGCTGCTGGCCATCGCCCAGCATCCGCCGACGCAGCTCGCGCTCCGCCGGGCGCTGGACGGGCCGGCGGCCGACGCCGACCGGCTGCTGGACCGGGTCATCGACGAGACGATGCGGGTGCATCCGCTGTTCGGGGTGGCGCACCGGATCACCTCGGCGCCGATCGAGGTGACCCCCGACGTCACGCTGCCGACCGGCTCGGTGCTGCTGTTCAACTATCTCGCCTACCAGCGGACCGGGCCGGCGGCAGACGAGGACTTCGACCCCGACCGGTGGCTGCGGCTGTCCCGGCGGGAGGCGCACTTCCTGCCGTTCGGCGTCACCGCGAACCGGGCCTGTCCGGCGCGCGGCGTCGCACCGGTGATGATGCGCGCGGTGGCCCGCGAGGTGCTGCGCCGGTACGCGTTGGTCTCCTCGGTGCGCCACGACCGGTCGTTGCCGAGCCGGGGCCCGTGCTACCTGGTCCCGGCCGGGCCACCGGCCGACGCAGTGGCCGGGCCGCCAGCCGACGCCGCTGTTGTCGCCGCCGGCGCGGCACCGGGCCGGCTGCGACTGTGGTCGATGCGCACCGGGGACCGGTGGGCCGACGTGTGGCGCAGCCTGGTCCAGCTGGTGCTCGGCACCGTGATGGTGCTGCACGCGCGCCGACTGCGGTTGTGCGCCAACCACTTCGACCGGGCCGAACCGTCCACCCTGCCCCACCGAAGTCCCTAG
- a CDS encoding alpha-hydroxy acid oxidase, translating to MNGHLVAVPAAPVNLADLRAAARRRLDPAHDDFFAGGAGDERTVRDNEAAFDSYRVLPRVLRGIGARDLRTTLFGATMSMPVLVSPTAFHRLAHPDGEVGCARATAAAGTIMVVSMAATTPVEAIAAAAASTTLWFQLYPQPDLAFTESVIRRAEAAGCAALVVTVDSPVFGRRERDLRHGFLDLPDGLRCENMRDPETGEIRPITMDASLDWQRIEWLRGITRLPVVLKGILHPADAVLAVDHGVDAILVSNHGGRQLDGVPASLDTLPAVVDAVAGRLPVLLDGGVRRGTDVLTALALGATAVGVGRPALWGLAADGETGVRQVLELLRSDLDRAMALAGVARPADVTPDLIRPAVRR from the coding sequence ATGAACGGGCACCTGGTGGCCGTCCCCGCCGCACCGGTGAACCTGGCCGACCTGCGGGCGGCGGCGCGGCGCCGGCTCGACCCGGCCCACGACGACTTCTTCGCGGGCGGGGCCGGCGACGAACGGACGGTACGGGACAACGAGGCCGCCTTCGACTCCTACCGGGTGCTGCCCCGGGTGCTGCGCGGTATCGGAGCACGGGACCTGCGGACGACGCTGTTCGGCGCGACGATGTCGATGCCGGTCCTGGTCTCTCCGACGGCCTTCCACCGGCTGGCTCACCCCGACGGTGAGGTGGGCTGTGCCCGCGCGACTGCCGCCGCCGGCACGATCATGGTGGTGAGCATGGCCGCGACCACCCCGGTGGAGGCGATCGCGGCCGCCGCCGCGTCGACGACGCTGTGGTTTCAGCTCTACCCGCAGCCGGACCTGGCGTTCACCGAGTCGGTGATCCGCCGTGCGGAGGCGGCCGGCTGCGCCGCCCTGGTGGTCACCGTCGACTCGCCGGTGTTCGGCCGCCGCGAACGGGACCTGCGGCACGGCTTCCTGGACCTGCCGGACGGGCTGCGCTGCGAGAACATGCGCGACCCGGAGACCGGCGAGATCCGGCCGATCACGATGGACGCCAGCCTGGACTGGCAGCGGATCGAGTGGCTGCGCGGCATCACCCGACTGCCTGTCGTACTCAAGGGCATCCTGCATCCCGCCGACGCGGTGCTGGCCGTCGACCACGGCGTCGACGCGATCCTGGTGTCCAACCACGGCGGACGGCAGCTCGACGGCGTACCGGCCAGTCTCGACACGCTGCCCGCCGTCGTCGACGCGGTCGCCGGCCGCCTTCCGGTGCTGCTCGACGGCGGGGTGCGCCGGGGCACCGACGTCCTCACCGCACTGGCGCTGGGCGCGACCGCCGTCGGCGTCGGCCGCCCGGCGCTCTGGGGTCTGGCCGCCGACGGCGAGACCGGCGTACGACAGGTGTTGGAGCTGCTGCGGTCGGACCTGGACCGGGCGATGGCGCTGGCCGGGGTCGCCCGGCCGGCCGACGTCACCCCGGACCTGATCAGACCGGCGGTACGGCGGTGA
- a CDS encoding fatty acid--CoA ligase family protein produces the protein MAPDRHPQAILDLLAAAADRPVFEHGQRVVTGAELLDAVGRIATGLRSAGIGPGDGVAISLGVDPVAFAAMIAAQVVGARVAGVRTGLTPGQLRHVLTGGASAPANRAVVVDRSTATDSLRAAADGLDLLAVGPVDGVTDLLAAAASSNALDCAGRPDDIGRITYTSGSTGEPKGCMETYAGLGAAWAPYPDRWPSVVRDLAAQLDRFLVFGSLSSLVMMEYTTLALAAGGTAVVAEPTGGPEPFLPHAIARLRATASVTAVPRLHQLVTGQLTDPVDLSTLRALMVSGSPLEPGRLAQAQAVLGPVVYHGYGQTETGLITLMTPAETAAVPARLASVGRPPEVVRTQIRDSAGNPVPTGEVGELFVRTPSQAVGYLADPAETAAVFVDGWVRTRDLARFDDDGYLYLLGRTRDVIIVNADIRYAGPIERVLASDPAVAEAYVVGRPDEQTGEAVHAFVVPTTAERPDPTALAELVADQLGEGSRPRTVTFIDAVPVGPSGKPDKRQLRVPGASPVQSR, from the coding sequence ATGGCCCCCGACCGTCACCCGCAGGCGATCCTGGACCTGCTCGCCGCCGCCGCCGACCGACCGGTGTTCGAACACGGCCAGCGTGTCGTCACCGGGGCCGAACTGCTCGACGCCGTCGGGCGGATCGCGACCGGCCTGCGTAGCGCCGGGATCGGACCGGGCGACGGGGTGGCGATCTCGCTCGGTGTCGACCCGGTGGCGTTCGCCGCGATGATCGCCGCCCAGGTGGTCGGTGCCCGGGTCGCCGGTGTCCGGACCGGACTGACCCCGGGGCAGTTGCGGCACGTCCTCACCGGTGGCGCCAGTGCCCCGGCCAACCGGGCGGTGGTGGTCGACCGGTCGACGGCGACCGACAGCCTGCGGGCCGCCGCCGACGGCCTCGACCTGCTCGCCGTCGGCCCGGTGGACGGGGTCACCGATCTGCTCGCGGCGGCGGCCTCGTCGAACGCGCTGGACTGCGCGGGCCGGCCGGACGACATCGGGCGGATCACCTACACCAGCGGCAGTACCGGCGAGCCGAAGGGCTGCATGGAGACCTACGCCGGGCTCGGCGCGGCCTGGGCGCCGTACCCGGACCGGTGGCCGTCGGTCGTCCGGGACCTCGCCGCCCAGCTGGACCGGTTCCTGGTCTTCGGCTCGCTGAGCAGCCTGGTGATGATGGAGTACACCACGCTGGCCCTGGCCGCCGGCGGCACCGCCGTGGTGGCCGAACCGACGGGCGGCCCGGAACCGTTCCTGCCGCACGCGATCGCCCGACTGCGGGCCACCGCCAGCGTGACCGCCGTACCCCGACTGCATCAGCTGGTCACCGGCCAGCTCACCGACCCGGTCGACCTGAGCACGTTGCGGGCCCTGATGGTTTCCGGCTCGCCACTGGAGCCCGGCCGGCTGGCGCAGGCCCAGGCGGTGCTGGGGCCGGTGGTCTACCACGGGTACGGCCAGACAGAGACCGGTCTGATCACCCTGATGACGCCGGCCGAGACCGCCGCCGTGCCGGCCAGGCTGGCCAGCGTGGGCCGGCCACCCGAGGTGGTGCGGACGCAGATCCGGGACAGCGCCGGCAACCCGGTGCCGACCGGCGAGGTGGGCGAACTGTTCGTCCGTACCCCGTCGCAGGCGGTCGGCTACCTGGCCGACCCGGCCGAGACGGCGGCCGTGTTCGTCGACGGCTGGGTACGCACCCGCGACCTCGCCCGCTTCGACGACGACGGCTACCTGTACCTGCTCGGCCGCACCCGGGACGTGATCATCGTCAACGCCGACATCCGCTACGCCGGCCCGATCGAACGGGTCCTGGCCAGCGATCCCGCCGTCGCCGAGGCGTACGTCGTGGGACGGCCCGACGAGCAGACCGGGGAGGCCGTGCACGCCTTCGTCGTACCCACCACCGCCGAGCGGCCGGACCCGACGGCGCTCGCCGAACTGGTCGCCGACCAGCTCGGCGAGGGCAGCCGGCCGCGCACGGTGACCTTCATCGACGCGGTGCCGGTCGGTCCGAGCGGCAAACCGGACAAGCGGCAGCTGCGTGTGCCCGGTGCCAGCCCGGTTCAGTCGCGGTAG
- a CDS encoding LysM domain-containing protein, whose translation MSTTRVTPARRLGQVVTGLGALIVLLILLAGAPVALLAFAGNPLPDEVPSAAAIGAALTSRDDGQLFLRALAVVGWLGWATFLVSVLVEVPARLLRRPAPRLPGLNRQQRVAAALIGSISLILVASPAAAFAAPGTVEATTVVAASTGFGAAPTDAPAAAGRATPHQLAGAGQAGPLVSPAALHTLATATASTPDRPGTDADATDPVYRVAKGDYLGHIADRYLGEFGDYRQLAALNEIDDPDRIRAGQLLRLPADATDTGVRPHANGTVLAPESPTPPAAEQPAPQPPAAPQPPAAPQPPAAQQPPAGQPTTPPPTVDVPSDAGTAPTQRPAWPIGDDGAAGNLGGGVSAGSSGPQQNLNRPLAVAAVITAASIVGAQIGTVLGLKRRTAGAPTDSGRHRRYRD comes from the coding sequence ATGAGCACGACGCGCGTCACCCCCGCCCGGCGGCTCGGGCAGGTCGTCACCGGCCTGGGCGCCCTGATCGTCCTGTTGATCCTGCTCGCCGGGGCACCGGTCGCGTTGCTCGCGTTCGCCGGCAACCCGCTGCCCGACGAGGTGCCGTCGGCCGCCGCCATCGGTGCCGCCCTGACCAGCCGCGACGACGGCCAGTTGTTCCTGCGGGCGTTGGCCGTCGTCGGCTGGCTGGGTTGGGCGACGTTCCTGGTCTCCGTACTGGTGGAGGTGCCGGCGCGGCTACTGCGCCGGCCGGCACCCCGGCTGCCCGGACTGAACCGGCAGCAGCGGGTCGCGGCCGCACTGATCGGGTCGATCTCGCTGATCCTGGTGGCCAGCCCGGCGGCGGCGTTCGCCGCACCGGGGACGGTCGAGGCGACGACGGTGGTGGCGGCGAGCACCGGGTTCGGTGCGGCGCCAACCGACGCGCCGGCCGCTGCCGGCCGGGCGACCCCGCACCAGCTGGCCGGTGCCGGCCAGGCCGGGCCGCTGGTCTCGCCCGCCGCGCTGCACACGCTCGCCACCGCAACGGCGTCCACACCAGATCGGCCCGGCACCGACGCTGACGCCACCGACCCGGTGTACCGGGTCGCCAAGGGCGACTACCTGGGCCACATCGCCGACCGCTACCTGGGTGAGTTCGGCGACTACCGGCAACTGGCCGCGCTCAACGAGATCGACGACCCGGACCGGATCCGGGCCGGCCAGCTGCTGCGGTTGCCGGCCGACGCGACGGACACCGGGGTACGGCCACACGCCAACGGCACCGTGCTGGCCCCGGAGTCCCCCACACCACCGGCGGCGGAGCAGCCGGCACCGCAACCCCCGGCGGCACCGCAACCCCCGGCGGCACCGCAACCCCCGGCGGCGCAGCAGCCGCCCGCCGGGCAGCCGACGACTCCGCCGCCGACCGTCGACGTACCGTCCGACGCCGGCACCGCGCCGACGCAGCGGCCGGCCTGGCCGATCGGCGACGACGGGGCCGCCGGCAACCTCGGCGGCGGGGTCTCCGCCGGGTCGTCCGGGCCGCAGCAGAACCTCAACCGACCGCTCGCCGTCGCCGCAGTGATCACTGCGGCGAGCATCGTCGGCGCGCAGATCGGCACCGTACTGGGGCTCAAGCGGCGGACCGCCGGGGCACCGACCGACTCCGGCCGGCACCGCCGCTACCGCGACTGA
- a CDS encoding pilus assembly protein TadG-related protein: MKPAGGRAAVDAGRVSVFLAVAFMAVATVIGITVDAAGKYRTQHRADNLAAEAARTGGQQIDIGLAVGGDGAVLDVVAATAAVDAYLDDLPLVTGHTVTVAPDQQQLTVTVDMSYETTMLSLFGFPSAIPVTGQATALLRTEP; the protein is encoded by the coding sequence GTGAAGCCGGCGGGCGGCCGGGCCGCCGTCGACGCCGGTCGGGTCAGTGTCTTCCTGGCCGTGGCGTTCATGGCGGTGGCCACCGTCATCGGGATCACCGTGGACGCCGCCGGCAAGTACCGCACCCAGCATCGGGCCGACAACCTGGCGGCCGAGGCCGCCCGTACCGGTGGGCAGCAGATCGACATCGGGCTCGCCGTCGGCGGCGACGGCGCGGTCCTCGACGTGGTGGCGGCGACAGCAGCGGTCGACGCCTACCTCGACGACCTGCCGCTGGTCACCGGGCACACCGTCACCGTCGCCCCCGATCAGCAGCAGCTGACGGTGACCGTCGACATGTCCTACGAAACCACCATGCTCAGCCTCTTCGGCTTCCCGTCGGCCATCCCGGTCACCGGGCAGGCCACCGCCCTGCTACGGACGGAGCCCTAG
- a CDS encoding TadE/TadG family type IV pilus assembly protein: MRRQAARRGTDAAGAAQRGSISVEVAILTPVFLLLIVVAWVSGRTVVARNALDAAAHDAARAASISRTKAEAQTHAAHAVQQRLDWAGIACADEPVPNFQHDGVDTLTAAFDSPPGAATALIHVRITCAVRFDDLGLPWVPDDRLLSAEFRSPLDRFRGRQ, translated from the coding sequence ATGCGACGACAGGCGGCGCGGCGCGGCACCGACGCGGCGGGTGCGGCGCAGCGCGGGTCGATCTCGGTGGAGGTCGCGATCCTGACCCCGGTGTTCCTGCTGCTCATCGTCGTCGCCTGGGTGAGTGGGCGGACCGTGGTGGCCCGCAACGCCCTCGACGCGGCGGCCCACGACGCCGCCCGCGCCGCCTCCATCTCCCGGACGAAGGCCGAGGCGCAGACCCACGCCGCGCACGCCGTACAGCAGCGGCTGGACTGGGCCGGGATCGCCTGCGCCGACGAACCGGTCCCGAACTTCCAGCACGACGGGGTGGACACCCTCACGGCGGCGTTCGACAGCCCGCCCGGTGCCGCCACCGCACTGATCCACGTCCGGATCACCTGCGCGGTGCGCTTCGACGACCTCGGGCTGCCCTGGGTGCCGGACGACCGGCTGCTCAGCGCCGAGTTCCGGTCCCCGTTGGACCGGTTCCGGGGGCGGCAGTGA